In Shewanella glacialimarina, the genomic stretch GGGTAACTCATCAACGACATAATCATACATTTGATAGTGTTTATTGAAAGGCGCTTGAGTGGCATTAACATAAAAGCCAGCGCCTAAGCCAAAATCATATGCTCCTTTACTATCGTCAGGAACTTCATCACCGCGGGGGCTGGTATCTGGACAAACAATAGCAATACCCAGTTCTGTAGCGAGTTTAAGTGCACCTGCTTTTTGCATAAAGTTTTCATCAGTACAGGTTAGTCCTGATAACCAATAAAGTACGGGGACTTTTTTTGTTTGTGCTTGCGGCGGCAAAAAAATAGCAAAACGCATACTACAATGTGTGCTGGTTGACTGATGGCTAAACTGTTTATGCCAGCCATTAAATACTTTAGTTGCGCTCACTTGTTCAATAGGCATCTTGATTCCTTTTTGCTGTTACTTACACGAAAAGCTAATAACACTAATGCAGATAGTGTTATTAGCTTGTTTATTATAGCTAGCTGGTACCGATTAAAATCACTTATTAAAGTGAATTACACTGCGAATACTTTCACCTTTATGCATAAGGTCAAATGCATCATTAATGCCTTCAAGCCCCATTGTGTGGGTAATGAACTGGTCTAGTTTAAATTCGCCTGCGAGATATTGCTCAACAATTCCGGGTAATTCACTGCGTCCTTTTACACCACCAAATGCACTACCACGCCATACTCGGCCAGTAACTAATTGGAATGGACGGGTTGATATTTCTTGGCCTGCGCCTGCTACGCCAATCACGACAGACTCACCCCAACCTTTATGACAACATTCTAATGCGCTGCGCATTACGTTGACGTTACCAATACATTCGAATGAGAAATCAACGCCGCCGTCAGTCATTTCAACAATCACATCTTGAATGGGTTTATCAAAGTTTTTAGGATTAATGCAGTCAGTTGCACCCAGCTTTTTAGCTAACTCGAACTTAGATTCGTTTAAGTCTATGCCAATAATTCTGCTTGCACCGGCCATGGTTGCGCCAATAATTGCCGATAAACCAATACCACCTAGACCAAAAATAGCAACCGTATCACCTTTTTGTACTTTCGCTGTTTTAAGTACAGCACCTATCCCTGTAGTGACACCACAACCGAGTAAACATACTTCTTCAAGTGGTGCTATAGGGTTTACTTTGGCTAAAGATATTTCCGGTAATACTGTGTATTCAGAAAATGTCGAACAGCCCATATAATGAAAAATAGGTTCACCGTCTTTAAAGAAACGTGTAGTGCCGTCAGGCATTAGACCTTTACCTTGAGTTGCACGAACGGCGCTACATAAATTGGTTTTACCTGAAGTACAAAATTTACACTTGCCACACTCAGCGGTATACAGTGGAATAACGTGATCACCCACTTTAACACTGGTAACGCCTTCACCTACCATGTGAACTACGCCGCCACCTTCATGTCCTAAAATAGCCGGGAATACCCCTTCAGGATCATCCCCTGATAATGTGAAAGCATCTGTATGACAAACACCTGATGCCACAATGCGGACCATCACTTCACCCGCTTTTGGGTACATTACGTCTACTTCTTCCACTTTTAATGGCTGACCTGGTCCCCAAGCAACGGCGGCTTTAGATTTTATAAATTGTGCTGACATGTGGTTATTCCTGTTTAAGGTTTCTTTAGCTAGATTAACAAAAAAGCGCTCTACACAGTGTAGATGATTAAACTATTGTAATTGTTTTCTATAAGATGATAATTAGCTTATATTGCAAATCACTTTTACGAGGATGTAATAATGTTACCATGGGATGGAGTGGTCGAGTTTGTCGCTGTTGCTCAAACAGAAAGCTTTACTCAAGCCGCCAGCCGTTTAGGTATTTCCACCGCACAGGTGAGTCGCCAAGTGAGCCAACTTGAGAATAGGCTCGCAATAAAATTATTCTATCGCACTACACGTAAAGTATCTCTTACTGAAGAAGGCGCGATATATTTTCGCCATTGTCGTCAAGTGTTGGATGGGCTAGAAGAGGCTGAACGGGCTATTTCTAGTTTGCAGCATTCTCCACAAGGGCTCATTAGAATGACAGCACCAGTCACTTATGGTGAACGGTTTGTTATGCCTATTGTGGTAGATTTTATGGCGCAATATCCACAAGTTGAAGTTATTTGCGAATTAACCAATAAACAGCTGGATTTGGTAGATGGCAGTTACGATTTGGCTATTCGATTAGGGCGTTTGGCTGATTCGAGCTTAATTGCTAAACGGCTCAGTAGCCGTCGCCAATATGTTTGTGCTTCGCCTGCTTATCTTAAGCAATACGGTGTGCCTGAAAATTTAACCGATTTAAATCAACATGATTGTTTAATTGGCACTAATAGCCATTGGCACTTTGATGAGCAGGGTAAAGAGAAAGTCATTAAAGTGCAGGGACGTTTGCAATGTAGCAGTGGCATGACGTTATTAGATGCGGCTATAAGGGGCATGGGAGTTGTGCAATTACCCGGTTATTACGTTAATGAGGCAATAGCACAGGGCCAACTGACGGTGTTACTGGCTCAGTACCAACAGGCAAAAGAAGGTATTTGGGCTTTGTATCCGCAAAATAGGCATTTATCTGCCAAAGTGCGTTTATTAGTCGATATGTTGGCTGAAAAATTACCTTAATTAAGGGTCTTAATCCTTTATAAATGGGTTAAATATCGATTAATTTGAGCTCTGGGCATTCGAGTGATCTTATTGACGGTATCAAAAGCTAAATCAATACCTGGCGATTTATCACTAAGTAATGTTAATTGATGCAACCATAGATGTGCTGTCATTGTGGCATCTGCTAATGCTCGATGGAATAATCCATCGGTTGGCAGTTGATGATATTCCACTAAAGTTGCTAGTTTATGGTTCGGTGCCTGTTGGCTTATGCGACGTGATAATAACAATGAGCACGCAAATTGTCCTGAATAGTGTCGCTTACATAAGGCAAATTCAGCATCTAGAAATTTTTTATCAAAACTGGCATTGTGAGCAACCAAATTAAAGTCACCAATAAAGTCTGCAAATTTATCCATAACTGCCTGACAACTTGGTGCATCACGTAACATAGCATTAGTGATCCCAGTATATTGTTCAATAAAGGCATTCACTCTTCTGCCTGGGTTGATTAAAGACTGGAAGGTATCAATAATGACACCGTCAACAATCTTTACCGCGCCTATTTCTATCGCCCTGTCACCGTTATCAGGTGATAAGCCGGTGGTTTCAAAATCGAGTACGATGACATTATTAGCTAACAGCATATTCACTTATTACCTATACACTACTTACCAATACAGAATGAACCAAATATCTTGCCTAGCAAGTCATCGGAGGTAAATTTACCGGTTATTTCAGATAATGCCATTTGGCACATACGTAACTCTTCTGCGAGTAATTCACCGGCTAAATACACTTCAAGTTGCTCTTTACCCAGCATTAAGTGGCTTGCTGCTAAATCTAAGGCTTCTAAATGACGTCGACGGGCAATAAAGCCACCTTCTAAATTGCTTTGATAACCCATTAACGATTTAAGATGCTGTTTAAGATCTTCAATACCTAAGCCTGTTTTGGCTGAGATACGGTAAACACTATGACCTTCAAGGGCGGTGTTATCCAAGGTTTCACCACTTAAATCAGCTTTATTACGAATAACGGTAATACCTAATCTTGGTGGTAAGCGGTCAATAAAGTCTGGCCAAATATCATGTGGATTAATGGCATCGGTTGTGGTGCCATCGACCATAAATAACACTCTGTCAGCGGTGGCTATTTCAGCCCAGGCACGTTCAATACCTATTTGCTCAACGGTATCTGTGGTATCACGTAAACCCGCAGTATCGATGATATGCAGTGGCATGCCATCAAGGTGAATATGCTCACGTAATACATCACGGGTAGTGCCAGCAATTTCGGTGACAATGGCGGACTCTTTTCCTGCTAAGGCATTGAGTAAACTTGATTTACCGGCATTAGGGCGGCCTGCAATAACCACTTTCATGCCTTCGCGAATAATGGACCCTTGCTTAGCACTGGCTTTTACAGTGTCTAGTTTATCGATGATTTTATATAACGCGCTAGCAATTTTGCCATCGGATAAAAAGTCGACTTCTTCGTCGGGAAAATCAATCGCGGCTTCTACATATAAACGTAAGTTGGTGACTTGTTCAACTAACTGATGAACCTCCTTAGAAAACTCACCTTGAAGTGATTGCAGTGCACTTTTAGCGGCCTGTTCACTGGTGGCATCAATTAGGTCAGCAATGGCTTCTGCCTGGGTTAAATCAAGCTTGTCGTTCAAAAATGCCTGTTCACTAAACTCACCCGGCTTGGCAATACGAATACCTTCAATTTCCATAACACGCTTTATGAGCATGTCTAATACTATTTGGCCGCCATGCCCTTGTAGCTCTAATACATCTTCACCGGTAAATGAGTTAGGCCCTTTAAAAAACAAAGCAATACCTTGGTCAATAACCAGACCATCATGACTATTAAAATCACAATATTCGGCATAACGGGTTTTAGGAATATGACCAATAATAGCTGTGGCCACTTTGCTGGCTAAGTCACCTGATACGCGAATAATGCCTACACCACCACGACCGGGTGCGGTAGCTTGTGCCACAATAGTATCTGTTGTCACGGTTATTTCCTGCTAAATTATTAATGGAAAAGGCGGCCAATTAAGCCGCCTTTTTATTATCAAACTATATGTAGTTTACTGCAGAGCTTGGGCTTATTTTAAGCCTTTTTTATCAAGTCCGGCATAAATAATTTTTTGTTGGGTAATGGCCACTAAGTTACCCACTAACCAGTAAAGTACTAAACCTGCTGGGAACCATAGGAAGAACACAGTAAAGATAACTGGC encodes the following:
- a CDS encoding S-(hydroxymethyl)glutathione dehydrogenase/class III alcohol dehydrogenase; translation: MSAQFIKSKAAVAWGPGQPLKVEEVDVMYPKAGEVMVRIVASGVCHTDAFTLSGDDPEGVFPAILGHEGGGVVHMVGEGVTSVKVGDHVIPLYTAECGKCKFCTSGKTNLCSAVRATQGKGLMPDGTTRFFKDGEPIFHYMGCSTFSEYTVLPEISLAKVNPIAPLEEVCLLGCGVTTGIGAVLKTAKVQKGDTVAIFGLGGIGLSAIIGATMAGASRIIGIDLNESKFELAKKLGATDCINPKNFDKPIQDVIVEMTDGGVDFSFECIGNVNVMRSALECCHKGWGESVVIGVAGAGQEISTRPFQLVTGRVWRGSAFGGVKGRSELPGIVEQYLAGEFKLDQFITHTMGLEGINDAFDLMHKGESIRSVIHFNK
- a CDS encoding LysR substrate-binding domain-containing protein, with protein sequence MLPWDGVVEFVAVAQTESFTQAASRLGISTAQVSRQVSQLENRLAIKLFYRTTRKVSLTEEGAIYFRHCRQVLDGLEEAERAISSLQHSPQGLIRMTAPVTYGERFVMPIVVDFMAQYPQVEVICELTNKQLDLVDGSYDLAIRLGRLADSSLIAKRLSSRRQYVCASPAYLKQYGVPENLTDLNQHDCLIGTNSHWHFDEQGKEKVIKVQGRLQCSSGMTLLDAAIRGMGVVQLPGYYVNEAIAQGQLTVLLAQYQQAKEGIWALYPQNRHLSAKVRLLVDMLAEKLP
- a CDS encoding 3'-5' exonuclease — protein: MLLANNVIVLDFETTGLSPDNGDRAIEIGAVKIVDGVIIDTFQSLINPGRRVNAFIEQYTGITNAMLRDAPSCQAVMDKFADFIGDFNLVAHNASFDKKFLDAEFALCKRHYSGQFACSLLLSRRISQQAPNHKLATLVEYHQLPTDGLFHRALADATMTAHLWLHQLTLLSDKSPGIDLAFDTVNKITRMPRAQINRYLTHL
- the mnmE gene encoding tRNA uridine-5-carboxymethylaminomethyl(34) synthesis GTPase MnmE encodes the protein MTTDTIVAQATAPGRGGVGIIRVSGDLASKVATAIIGHIPKTRYAEYCDFNSHDGLVIDQGIALFFKGPNSFTGEDVLELQGHGGQIVLDMLIKRVMEIEGIRIAKPGEFSEQAFLNDKLDLTQAEAIADLIDATSEQAAKSALQSLQGEFSKEVHQLVEQVTNLRLYVEAAIDFPDEEVDFLSDGKIASALYKIIDKLDTVKASAKQGSIIREGMKVVIAGRPNAGKSSLLNALAGKESAIVTEIAGTTRDVLREHIHLDGMPLHIIDTAGLRDTTDTVEQIGIERAWAEIATADRVLFMVDGTTTDAINPHDIWPDFIDRLPPRLGITVIRNKADLSGETLDNTALEGHSVYRISAKTGLGIEDLKQHLKSLMGYQSNLEGGFIARRRHLEALDLAASHLMLGKEQLEVYLAGELLAEELRMCQMALSEITGKFTSDDLLGKIFGSFCIGK